TACCTCCGGTACTCGTTCACCAAGGGCACCGATCAGGAGGTGACGTTCCTCCACGAGGTTCTCAACCTCGAGCCCGGCATGCGGCTGCTTGACGTCGGCTGCGGACCGGGTCGCCACAGCCGGGCCTTGGCCGCAATGGGAATCGAGGTCGTGGGCGTTGACATCAGTCAGCGCTTCATCGACCTGGCTCGGGTCGATGCCCCACCGGGCGCGACCTTCGAGCGACGGGACGCTCGATCTCTCACCTTCGACCGTGAGTTCGACGCGGTGATCTCCCTTTGCCAGGGGGCGTTCGGACTCGCCGACGGCGGTTCCGTACCGGTGGTGCTGGATCCAGATGCCGCCGTTCTGGCCGGCATGGCCCGGGCACTACGTCCTGGTGGTCGCCTGGTGCTCAGCGCGTTCAGCGCCTACTTCCAGGTCCAGTGGTTGGACGCCGAACGGGGATCCTTCGACGCCGAGCGGGGAGTGAACCACGAGCGCACCGTGATCAAGGACGAGTCCGGAAAAGACGCCGAAGTCGATCTGTGGACTACCTGTTTCACGCCTCGAGAGCTTCGATATATGGCTGTTAGTGCCGGACTGGAACCAGAGGCGACATGGTCGGTTCGTCCCGGTGAGTACCGGCGTAACCCTCCGGATCTGACCCACGAGGAGTTCTTGTTGGTCGCCCGGCGGCCGGTCTGACCGGTCTCCGAGCCGATCTGCCAGCGCCGTCCCACCATCACGTGTCTCCCTGACCGGAGTCGTCGTGTGGATACCCCGGTCGGGTGCTGTGTAGCCTGGCTCCTCCTGGTGCGCGCTCGCGCCCTGGTTCATCAACCATCCGATTCGACCGTCCTGTATCCCTCGACGTCCTGTCCACCGAGAAGAGATCCCCTTGTCCGACCAGTCGACCCTCAGTCCCGCCACCGAAGGCGAGGAGTACGTACCCCGCCAGATCACCGTCAACGATCTGGATGTGAGTTTCGAAGAAGCCATCTCCGGCACGCTGGTGAGCGTCGAAGATGGCCAGATCGTCGAAGGCACGGTCGTCAAGGTCGACAAGGACGAGGTCCTGCTGGACATCGGCTACAAGTCCGAGGGTGTGATCCCCAGCCGTGAGCTGTCGATCCGCAACGACGTAGACCCGTCCGAGGTGGTGACCCTCGGCGACCAGATCGAGGCCCTGGTCCTCACCAAGGAAGACAAGGACGGCCGCCTCGTCCTGTCCAAGAAGCGGGCCCAGTACGAGCGGGCCTGGGGCGACATCGAGAAGAAGAAGGAAGAGGACGGCGTCGTGTCCGGCCCGGTGATCGAGGTCGTCAAGGGTGGCCTGATCATCGACATCGGGCTGCGCGGCTTCCTGCCTGCATCCCTGGTGGAGCTGCGGCGGGTCCGAGACCTCGCTCCCTACGTCGGGCGCACCCTCGAAGCCAAGATCATCGAGCTGGACAAGAACCGCAACAACGTGGTGCTGTCCCGCCGGGCATGGCTGGAGGAGACCCAGAAGGAACAGCGCGAGGAGTTCCTCGAGAACCTCAAGCCCGGAGAGATCCGCAATGGCGTTGTCTCCAGCGTCGTCAACTTCGGTGCGTTCGTCGACCTCGGCGGCATGGACGGCCTCGTCCACGTGTCCGAGCTGTCGTGGAAGCACGTCGACCACCCCGGTTCGGTGGTGGCCGTCGGAGACGAGATCACCGTTCAGGTGCTCGAGGTCGACCTCGACCGGGAGCGCATCAGCCTCTCGCTCAAGGCAACCCAGCAGGATCCGTGGCAGGAGTTCGCGTCGGGTCACCGTGTTGGTGAGCTCGTGTACGGCCGGGTCACCAAGTTGGTCCCGTTCGGCTCGTTCGTCCAGGTGGGCGACGGCATCGAGGGTCTGGTTCACATCTCGGAGATGTCGGCACACCACGTCGACCTTCCCGAACAGGTGGTCACGCCGGGCGAAGAGCTGTGGGTCAAGATCATCGACCTCGACCTCCAGCGTCGGCGGATCAGCCTGTCGATCAAGCAGGCTGCCGAGGGCGGCGTGGTGTCGGCCGAGTACCAGGAACACTTCGGTGAGCACGCCTACGACGACGAAGGCAACTACATCGGTGGCGAGTCCACCGAGGCGCAGGAAGCCTGGGCCGAGTACTACGCCGAACACCCTGAGGCCCTCGAAGCTGGCCCGTCGGGCACCGTCGAAGCCTCCGAGGAGCCAGTCGCGGAAGGCTGATCCGGAGCTTCACCCGGTGGTGAACTGAAGATGGCCCCGCCCTCCGGCGGGGCCATCTTCGTTGTATCGCTCGGTCGCTGCCCGGTTGGCCACGGCTTCGGTGTAGGGCGATGTAAGGGGCCGAAAGGGTGTTCGGAGCGGGGGAGGCTCGGTTGGAGGCGGAGAAATCTGGTCGAAACCCTCAGTTGTGAGGTCGGTCGGGCCGACAGGGAATCGTCGTCAGTCGGTCCCATCCGGGATCGGCGCTTCCACTCAACCCAAGGGGTTTCACGGTGAGCCAACGCCGGACTCTCATCCTCGCAGCAGCGGTAATCGTCGGTGCGATGGGTGCCTTTCTCGTTTGGAACTACGTCAGTGGCGTAGAAGACAAGGCCAATGAGGGCACCCAACTGGTGTCGGTCTATCTGGTCAGCCAGCCGATTGCCCGAGGTACGAGCGGAGCCGAAGCTGCCGCGTACATCAAGAAGGACAAGATTCCGCGCAAGGCGGTGCCGGCCAACGCCATCACCAGCCCTGAGGATATCTCCGGCAAGGTGGCGCTCTACGCGCTCTCGCCCAACGCGGTGGTGCTCAACGACATGTTCGTGGATCCCTCGGACCCCAACGCCCGTCAGTCCTTCTCCGAGAGACTCTCGCGGATCAACAACGAGGACCAGGTGGCGATCACTCTCCAGGTCGATCAGGTGCGAGGTGTGGCTGGTCTGATCCAGCCCGGTGACTTCATCAACATCATGATCCGCAAGGTCTCGGAGGTTTCGCCCGAGGCGGGCCTGCCCGAGGGAGTCGACCCGGCCGACATCTTGTTCGGTGAGCAGGCCCGATACCTGTACCAGAAGGTCGAGGTCATCGCCGTCGGTCAGAACACCGTTCCCCAGGCCGGAGCGGCAGCGGTGGCCACCAACCCCGACGGATCCACCGCAGGTGCCCCGGCCTCGCCTGCTGCCGCCCAGGATGCCGGTCTCATCACCGTGATGGTTCCGACCCGGGCCGCTCAGTACATCGCCTCGGTCGATCAGGGCAACTTCTACCTGAGCCTCGTGGCTCGTGACTTCCAGCCCGTCGCCCAGCAGGTGATCGACTTCAACGCCACCATCCCCGCCGAAGATCCGGCCCAGCTCACCCCGTACGGACCCAAGGGGCCTGAGAGCCGGGGCGAGAACTGACAGTCATTCAGCTCTAGCTGAACCAGAGGTCGTCGACCCGGTCCTAGTCCCGCCTGTCAGCGGGTACGGTTGGGTCGGCGACCGACCGGTCACCGACCCAACCGCCCCTCCCGGAGCCATGCCGAACTTCACCTCCACCGAACTGAACGTGCCCCTCCTGGTGGTAGAGGCCGATCCCGCCATTCGCAGCCGTTTGGCGATGCAGCTCGGCGAGCAGGCGATTCCGTTGGAGACCCTGATGGGGGTCGAAGAGCGGTACGGGGCGAGCCCGTTCATGTTGGTACTGGGCCCCACGTGCGCACGATCCGGTGACCTCGGGGGCGCAGAGCAGATGTTGGCCCGCAGGCCTGATCTCGGCGCCATCCTGATCGCAGAGGATCTATCCACCGATCTGTTCCAGCGGGCCATCCGCTCTGGGGTGCGGGATGTCCTGGGTGCGCCGGTGGACACCGGTCAACTCAACGAAGCGGTCAGCCGGGTGGCCCAGACGCTGGTTATCAGCCGGCCCTCGGGGTCGTCCTCTCTCGGTGG
The Microthrixaceae bacterium DNA segment above includes these coding regions:
- the rpsA gene encoding 30S ribosomal protein S1, which gives rise to MSDQSTLSPATEGEEYVPRQITVNDLDVSFEEAISGTLVSVEDGQIVEGTVVKVDKDEVLLDIGYKSEGVIPSRELSIRNDVDPSEVVTLGDQIEALVLTKEDKDGRLVLSKKRAQYERAWGDIEKKKEEDGVVSGPVIEVVKGGLIIDIGLRGFLPASLVELRRVRDLAPYVGRTLEAKIIELDKNRNNVVLSRRAWLEETQKEQREEFLENLKPGEIRNGVVSSVVNFGAFVDLGGMDGLVHVSELSWKHVDHPGSVVAVGDEITVQVLEVDLDRERISLSLKATQQDPWQEFASGHRVGELVYGRVTKLVPFGSFVQVGDGIEGLVHISEMSAHHVDLPEQVVTPGEELWVKIIDLDLQRRRISLSIKQAAEGGVVSAEYQEHFGEHAYDDEGNYIGGESTEAQEAWAEYYAEHPEALEAGPSGTVEASEEPVAEG
- a CDS encoding class I SAM-dependent methyltransferase, with protein sequence MRQALTDGQPQRDHWFETLADHLGGAYLRYSFTKGTDQEVTFLHEVLNLEPGMRLLDVGCGPGRHSRALAAMGIEVVGVDISQRFIDLARVDAPPGATFERRDARSLTFDREFDAVISLCQGAFGLADGGSVPVVLDPDAAVLAGMARALRPGGRLVLSAFSAYFQVQWLDAERGSFDAERGVNHERTVIKDESGKDAEVDLWTTCFTPRELRYMAVSAGLEPEATWSVRPGEYRRNPPDLTHEEFLLVARRPV